A DNA window from Actinokineospora baliensis contains the following coding sequences:
- a CDS encoding enoyl-CoA hydratase/isomerase family protein produces MSVDFVVHSGIGHITLNRPKALNALDHAMVLAITEHLDRWRHDPAVRAVLIEGAGDRGLCAGGDIRSIYEDARTGGTASLAFWADEYRMNAAISRYPKPYIALMDGVVMGGGVGVSAHGRHRVVTERTKIAMPEVGIGFAPDVGGTYLLSRAPGQAGTHLALTGAAVGGADAIHCGLADHYVPSDRLPDLLDALATRTPDEAIRTVTEPAPPSPLAAAQGWIDHCYAPDTVEEILDRLRDGGEAAIAAAKEIEQKSPTSLKVTLRALRKAMTLPDLETVLAQEYRTSHRALRTAELVEGIRAQIIDKDRAPRWSPATLAEVGDDLVDSYFADLGADEWDGGSR; encoded by the coding sequence GTGAGCGTCGACTTCGTGGTGCACAGCGGCATCGGCCACATCACCCTCAACCGGCCCAAGGCGCTCAACGCCCTCGACCACGCCATGGTCCTGGCCATCACCGAGCACCTCGACCGCTGGCGGCACGACCCGGCCGTTCGAGCGGTCCTGATCGAGGGTGCGGGCGACCGCGGCCTCTGCGCGGGCGGCGACATCCGGTCGATCTACGAGGACGCGCGCACCGGCGGGACGGCATCGTTGGCGTTCTGGGCCGACGAGTACCGGATGAACGCCGCGATCTCCCGCTACCCCAAGCCCTACATCGCGCTGATGGACGGCGTGGTCATGGGCGGCGGAGTGGGTGTGTCCGCGCACGGGCGCCACCGGGTGGTCACCGAGCGAACCAAGATCGCGATGCCCGAGGTCGGCATCGGCTTCGCGCCCGACGTTGGCGGCACCTACCTGCTGTCCCGCGCGCCGGGCCAGGCGGGCACCCACCTCGCTCTGACAGGCGCCGCGGTGGGCGGCGCCGACGCGATCCACTGTGGACTCGCCGACCACTACGTGCCGAGTGACCGGTTGCCCGACCTGCTGGACGCGCTCGCCACCCGCACACCGGACGAGGCAATTCGCACGGTCACCGAGCCCGCACCGCCAAGCCCGCTGGCGGCTGCTCAGGGGTGGATCGACCACTGCTACGCCCCCGACACCGTCGAGGAGATCCTCGACCGGCTGCGCGACGGCGGCGAGGCCGCGATCGCGGCGGCCAAGGAGATCGAGCAGAAGTCCCCGACGTCGCTGAAGGTGACCCTGCGGGCGCTGCGCAAGGCCATGACCCTGCCGGACCTGGAAACCGTGCTGGCCCAGGAGTACCGGACCTCGCACCGGGCGCTGCGGACCGCTGAACTGGTCGAGGGCATCCGGGCCCAGATCATCGACAAGGACCGCGCACCGCGCTGGTCCCCCGCCACGCTGGCCGAGGTGGGCGACGACCTGGTCGACAGCTACTTCGCCGATCTCGGCGCCGACGAGTGGGACGGGGGTTCCCGATGA
- a CDS encoding acyl-CoA dehydrogenase family protein, with translation MRLTDEQRALRETAADFAAEHLAPHAVEWDQAKHFPVDVLRKAAELGLGGLYLPEEVGGSELGRLDGVLVFEALATGCPSIAAYVSIHNMVATMIDRFGTDDQRHRYLPRMSTMDAMGSYCLTEPDAGSDAAALSTRARRDGDEYVLDGVKQFISGAGTSDVYVVLARTGGPGARGISAFIVDRDTPGVSFGPNEAKMGWNAQPTRQVLFEGARVPASAILGGEGVGFAVAMSALDGGRLNIAACSLGGGEAALGKAVRHLTERSAFGAKLVEAQALRFRLADMRTGLEAARTLLWRAADALDQGDDNATQLSAMAKRLCTDTGFDVANDALQLHGGYGYLTEYGIEKIVRDLRVHQILEGTNEIMRVIISRRMLREAS, from the coding sequence ATGAGACTGACCGACGAACAGCGCGCGCTGCGCGAGACAGCGGCCGACTTCGCCGCCGAACACCTGGCCCCGCACGCGGTGGAATGGGACCAGGCCAAGCACTTCCCGGTCGACGTGCTCCGCAAAGCGGCCGAACTGGGCCTCGGCGGCCTTTACCTGCCCGAGGAGGTGGGCGGGTCCGAGCTCGGCAGGCTCGACGGCGTGCTCGTGTTCGAGGCGCTGGCCACCGGCTGCCCGTCGATCGCGGCGTACGTGTCGATCCACAACATGGTCGCCACGATGATCGACCGCTTCGGCACCGACGACCAGCGGCACCGCTACCTGCCCCGGATGTCCACCATGGACGCCATGGGCAGCTATTGCCTCACCGAACCCGACGCAGGCTCCGACGCCGCCGCGCTGAGCACCCGGGCACGCCGCGACGGCGACGAGTACGTGCTCGACGGGGTCAAGCAGTTCATCTCTGGCGCGGGCACCTCGGACGTCTACGTCGTGCTCGCCAGGACCGGCGGGCCGGGGGCGCGTGGGATCTCCGCGTTCATCGTCGACCGGGACACCCCCGGTGTGTCGTTCGGGCCCAACGAGGCCAAGATGGGCTGGAACGCCCAACCCACCCGCCAGGTCCTGTTCGAGGGCGCTCGCGTTCCCGCGTCGGCGATCCTGGGCGGCGAGGGCGTCGGGTTCGCGGTCGCCATGTCCGCTTTGGACGGTGGGCGGCTCAACATCGCCGCCTGCTCGCTCGGCGGCGGCGAGGCCGCGCTCGGCAAGGCGGTGCGGCACCTGACCGAACGCTCGGCGTTCGGCGCGAAACTCGTCGAGGCGCAGGCGTTGCGGTTCCGGTTGGCGGACATGCGCACCGGCCTGGAGGCGGCACGGACCCTGTTGTGGCGGGCCGCGGACGCGCTGGACCAGGGCGACGACAACGCCACCCAGCTCTCGGCGATGGCCAAGCGGCTGTGCACCGACACCGGGTTCGACGTGGCCAACGACGCGCTGCAACTGCACGGCGGCTACGGCTACCTCACCGAGTACGGCATCGAGAAGATCGTCCGCGACCTGCGGGTGCACCAGATCCTGGAAGGGACCAACGAGATCATGCGCGTCATCATCTCCCGCCGGATGCTGCGGGAGGCCTCGTGA
- a CDS encoding CoA-acylating methylmalonate-semialdehyde dehydrogenase — MTTELHHFVAGKPVPGTSGRFGDVFDPSTGAVQARVPLATAAEVGAAVDDAARAQREWAAWNPQRRARVLMRFLELVRSEEDSLARLLSSEHGKTVADAKGDIQRGLEVVEFAIGIPHLLKGEYTDSAGTGIDVYSMRQPLGVVAGITPFNFPAMIPLWKAAPAIACGNAFVLKPSERDPSVPLRLAELFSEAGLPPGVFSVVNGDREAVDALLTDPRVEAIGFVGSSAIAEYIYSTAAAHGKRAQCFGGAKNHMVIMPDADLDQVVNALVGAGYGSAGERCMAISVAVPVGQATADALVERLAEQVRTLKVGAALDETADFGPLVTAEAVNRVRDYIDIGVAEGAELVVDGRGLVVPGHENGFFLGGSLFDKVTPEMRIYREEIFGPVLTIVRADDYEAALRLPSEHEYGNGVAIFTRDGDTARDFTARVNTGMVGVNVPIPVPIAYHTFGGWKRSGFGDLNQHGPDSIRFYTKTKTVTSRWPSGAKEGASFVIPTMK; from the coding sequence ATGACCACCGAACTCCACCACTTCGTCGCCGGGAAACCGGTTCCGGGAACATCGGGCCGCTTCGGCGACGTCTTCGACCCCAGCACGGGTGCCGTCCAGGCCAGGGTTCCGCTGGCCACCGCGGCCGAGGTCGGCGCCGCGGTTGACGACGCGGCTCGTGCGCAGCGCGAGTGGGCGGCGTGGAACCCGCAGCGCCGTGCCAGGGTGCTAATGCGGTTCCTCGAGCTCGTCCGATCCGAAGAGGACAGTCTCGCGCGGTTGTTGTCCTCCGAGCACGGCAAGACCGTCGCCGACGCGAAGGGCGACATCCAGCGGGGGTTGGAGGTCGTCGAGTTCGCGATCGGCATCCCGCACCTGCTCAAGGGCGAGTACACCGACAGCGCGGGCACCGGCATCGACGTCTACTCGATGCGCCAACCGCTGGGCGTGGTGGCGGGCATCACCCCGTTCAACTTCCCCGCGATGATCCCGTTGTGGAAGGCCGCGCCCGCGATCGCCTGCGGGAACGCGTTCGTGCTCAAGCCCTCCGAGCGCGACCCGTCGGTGCCGCTGCGGTTGGCGGAGCTGTTCAGCGAGGCGGGTTTGCCGCCGGGGGTGTTCTCGGTGGTCAACGGGGACAGGGAAGCGGTGGACGCGCTGCTGACCGACCCACGCGTCGAGGCGATTGGGTTCGTCGGCTCGTCGGCGATCGCGGAGTACATCTACTCGACCGCCGCCGCGCACGGCAAACGCGCGCAATGCTTTGGCGGCGCCAAGAACCACATGGTCATCATGCCCGACGCGGACCTCGACCAGGTGGTCAACGCGCTGGTGGGCGCCGGGTACGGCTCGGCGGGCGAGCGGTGCATGGCGATCTCGGTGGCCGTTCCGGTCGGTCAGGCGACCGCGGACGCGCTGGTCGAGCGCCTCGCCGAGCAGGTGCGAACCCTCAAGGTGGGCGCGGCCCTGGACGAGACGGCGGACTTCGGGCCGCTGGTGACCGCCGAGGCGGTGAACCGGGTGCGCGACTACATCGACATCGGGGTGGCCGAGGGGGCCGAGCTGGTCGTCGACGGGCGTGGCCTGGTCGTTCCCGGCCACGAGAACGGGTTCTTCCTCGGCGGCAGCCTGTTCGACAAGGTCACGCCCGAGATGCGGATCTACCGGGAGGAGATCTTCGGCCCGGTGCTGACGATCGTCCGCGCGGACGACTACGAGGCCGCGCTGCGGCTGCCCAGTGAGCACGAGTACGGCAACGGCGTGGCGATCTTCACCCGCGACGGCGACACCGCGCGCGACTTCACCGCCAGGGTGAACACCGGCATGGTCGGGGTGAACGTGCCGATCCCGGTCCCGATCGCCTACCACACCTTCGGCGGCTGGAAGCGGTCCGGTTTCGGCGACCTCAACCAGCACGGGCCGGACTCGATCCGCTTCTACACCAAGACCAAGACGGTCACCTCCCGCTGGCCGTCCGGCGCAAAAGAAGGCGCCAGCTTCGTGATCCCCACGATGAAGTAG
- a CDS encoding MFS transporter translates to MITVLRQRAFRRLWLSHTASAAATGLMPTALILAVLDRHDGFTALGLVLGARTLGFLLGALPAGVIADRYPRAKTLACSSLLRAAGTAAVALLLDLPTIALCAAVFLAGAGEGVFRSAYQALVGELVAEEHRHSANAATTLSLRICLVAGPTIAVMAHSSLGATASLLIAAGLWLVSAVLPDRRGAAPQDTGRTNAFVDFGEGLREARKHRWFLAGLVALVVWLALGEAAKYLMLPIIGQERFGGDWLIGAALGAYSFGAAGGAVLMSRWRPRRPGVPAMIMLGSYGLVPLALAFAHHSWIIIACCAIGGAGIEIFNIPWFTAIQREVPQHLQARISALDFLVSYGMSPLGLALLPAAIDAAGGTLVLTVCGVVVIVAALLTLLVPGMATFTDPRQPDPAKHTLAAATA, encoded by the coding sequence GTGATCACCGTGTTGCGCCAGCGGGCGTTCCGCCGCTTGTGGTTGAGCCACACGGCGTCGGCCGCCGCGACGGGCCTGATGCCCACTGCGCTCATCCTGGCCGTCCTGGACCGTCATGACGGCTTCACTGCGCTGGGTCTTGTGTTGGGCGCGAGGACTTTGGGGTTCCTGCTGGGTGCTTTGCCTGCGGGTGTCATCGCGGACCGCTATCCCCGCGCCAAGACGTTGGCCTGCTCCAGCTTGCTTCGAGCAGCGGGAACAGCCGCAGTAGCGTTGCTTCTCGACTTGCCCACCATCGCGTTGTGCGCTGCCGTTTTCCTCGCAGGTGCGGGGGAAGGCGTGTTCCGCAGCGCCTACCAAGCCCTGGTCGGTGAGCTGGTCGCCGAGGAGCACAGGCACTCGGCGAACGCGGCCACGACGCTCAGCTTGCGCATCTGCCTGGTGGCTGGGCCCACCATCGCGGTCATGGCGCACAGCAGCCTGGGCGCGACCGCGAGCCTCCTGATCGCCGCTGGGTTGTGGCTGGTCTCCGCCGTGCTACCTGATCGACGTGGTGCGGCGCCTCAGGATACGGGTCGTACCAACGCTTTCGTCGACTTCGGCGAGGGCCTGCGAGAGGCGCGCAAACACCGGTGGTTCCTCGCCGGCCTGGTCGCCCTCGTCGTCTGGCTCGCCCTCGGCGAGGCAGCGAAGTACCTCATGCTCCCCATCATCGGCCAAGAACGCTTCGGCGGCGACTGGCTCATCGGCGCGGCCTTGGGCGCCTACTCTTTCGGCGCCGCAGGCGGGGCGGTGTTGATGAGCCGCTGGCGCCCACGACGCCCCGGCGTTCCAGCCATGATCATGCTGGGCAGCTACGGACTGGTCCCGCTCGCGCTGGCCTTCGCGCACCACAGCTGGATCATCATCGCCTGCTGCGCCATCGGTGGCGCGGGCATCGAGATCTTCAACATCCCCTGGTTCACGGCCATCCAACGCGAAGTCCCCCAACACCTCCAAGCCCGGATCTCCGCTCTCGACTTCCTCGTCTCCTACGGCATGAGCCCTCTTGGCTTGGCGCTGCTCCCCGCCGCGATCGACGCCGCGGGTGGCACGCTCGTCCTGACGGTGTGCGGGGTCGTGGTCATCGTCGCCGCACTGCTCACGCTTCTTGTACCCGGTATGGCCACGTTCACGGATCCACGCCAACCCGACCCGGCGAAGCACACCTTGGCCGCTGCCACGGCATGA
- a CDS encoding PLP-dependent cysteine synthase family protein, translating to MRSTTLPELLDAVGDTPVVRLRNLTTAHEAELVVKLEGANPGGSLKDRPASHIIRHAERTGALRPGGTIIESSSGNFGIALAMYGASLGYRVIAVVDPKLTATNRALLQAYGAEIVVVDEQDDSGSYHKTRISLANRMHDEIAGSFRPDQCFNPLNSEAHLHSTAAELLDQAGPELSAVVCTVSTGGHLGGIARSVKRRAPHVRVIGVDVEGSTVFGGLPHAYLTPGVGLSWTPVNLDDLSLVDEVYKVTDDDAYRACRTLARTEGILAGVSTGAALTVALSAAMRTRPGRRVAVLASDRGERYLATAFNDQWLRTNGLATDCTAAGLRARAGRLTPYSTTPARDCANYMPELAEQLGSPTARAIAEVSL from the coding sequence CACTTTGCCCGAGCTGCTCGACGCGGTCGGCGACACACCTGTCGTCCGCCTGCGCAACCTCACCACGGCCCACGAGGCCGAACTGGTCGTGAAACTGGAGGGCGCGAACCCCGGGGGCAGCCTGAAGGACAGGCCCGCCTCGCACATCATCCGACACGCGGAGCGCACCGGCGCGCTCCGTCCAGGTGGGACGATCATCGAGTCGTCCTCCGGGAACTTCGGCATCGCGCTGGCCATGTACGGCGCGTCTCTCGGCTACCGGGTGATCGCCGTGGTCGACCCGAAGTTGACCGCGACCAACCGGGCGCTGCTGCAGGCCTACGGCGCGGAGATCGTCGTCGTCGACGAGCAGGACGACTCCGGTTCCTACCACAAGACCCGAATCTCGCTTGCCAACCGGATGCACGACGAGATCGCCGGGTCGTTCCGGCCCGACCAGTGCTTCAACCCGCTTAACAGCGAGGCACACCTGCACAGCACCGCCGCCGAGCTGCTCGACCAAGCAGGCCCGGAGCTCAGCGCGGTGGTCTGCACCGTCAGCACCGGTGGTCACCTCGGCGGTATCGCCCGTTCGGTGAAGCGCCGCGCGCCGCACGTGCGGGTCATCGGGGTCGACGTCGAAGGGTCCACTGTGTTCGGGGGGCTCCCGCACGCCTACCTGACTCCTGGCGTGGGCTTGAGCTGGACGCCGGTAAACCTCGATGATCTGTCCCTTGTGGATGAGGTGTACAAGGTCACCGATGACGATGCCTACCGCGCGTGCCGAACCTTGGCCCGCACGGAGGGAATCCTGGCCGGGGTGTCGACAGGGGCGGCGCTGACCGTCGCACTGTCTGCCGCGATGCGGACGCGTCCTGGGCGCCGCGTGGCGGTGCTCGCTTCCGATCGCGGTGAGCGCTACCTCGCTACCGCCTTCAACGACCAGTGGCTGCGGACCAATGGCCTGGCCACTGACTGCACGGCCGCTGGGCTGCGTGCCCGCGCTGGTCGCCTCACCCCGTACTCGACCACCCCCGCAAGGGATTGCGCGAATTACATGCCAGAACTGGCGGAGCAACTGGGCTCGCCGACCGCCCGCGCCATCGCCGAGGTGAGCTTGTGA
- a CDS encoding NAD(P)/FAD-dependent oxidoreductase: MDEQWDVVVVGGGVAGLSAALMLGRARRRVVVVDAGSPRNRFADHMHGVLGHEGVDPRELVARGRSEAASYGVEFHPGRVERLDETGAGVVVTVPGSGQISARAAIVATGLSDDLPDIPGLAEHWGARVLHCPYCHGWEVRDQHLGVLVTSPLGLHQAELIRQWSPQVTVFAPALDESVEARLRSRGIDLVADPVVSVSGEGPLVVHTARDTEVAVDALFTTGTPRPHDDCLKHLNLRRADTPFGSFLAVDPLTGKTSGDRIWAVGNVVNPGANVPMSIGAGAAAGGAVNGALVTQEFDAAQATPADLHRSVTPR; encoded by the coding sequence ATGGATGAACAGTGGGACGTGGTCGTGGTCGGCGGGGGAGTGGCGGGACTGAGTGCCGCCTTGATGTTGGGCCGTGCTCGGCGGCGGGTAGTGGTGGTCGACGCGGGTAGTCCGCGCAACCGCTTCGCCGATCACATGCACGGTGTGCTCGGCCACGAGGGCGTCGATCCCCGCGAACTGGTCGCGCGCGGCCGGTCCGAGGCGGCGTCCTACGGCGTCGAGTTCCACCCCGGCCGGGTCGAACGGCTCGACGAGACCGGAGCTGGGGTCGTGGTCACCGTCCCCGGGTCGGGGCAGATCTCGGCGAGGGCCGCGATCGTGGCCACCGGCCTGTCCGACGACCTGCCCGACATCCCCGGTCTCGCCGAGCACTGGGGTGCCCGTGTCCTGCACTGCCCCTACTGCCACGGCTGGGAGGTCCGCGACCAGCACCTCGGCGTGTTGGTCACCTCACCGCTCGGGCTGCACCAGGCCGAGCTCATCCGCCAGTGGAGCCCGCAGGTCACGGTCTTCGCCCCCGCACTGGACGAGTCGGTCGAGGCCCGCCTGCGCTCACGCGGGATCGACCTCGTAGCCGACCCGGTCGTGTCAGTCTCCGGCGAAGGCCCCCTCGTCGTACACACCGCCCGCGACACCGAGGTAGCGGTGGACGCCCTGTTCACCACCGGCACCCCACGACCGCACGACGACTGCCTCAAGCACCTGAACCTGCGCCGCGCGGACACCCCATTCGGAAGCTTCCTCGCCGTCGACCCCCTCACCGGCAAAACCAGCGGCGACCGCATCTGGGCCGTGGGCAACGTGGTCAACCCCGGCGCCAACGTCCCCATGTCCATCGGAGCGGGCGCGGCGGCCGGTGGCGCGGTCAACGGCGCCCTGGTCACCCAGGAGTTCGACGCCGCACAGGCGACACCCGCGGACCTTCACCGATCGGTCACACCTCGGTGA
- the mmsB gene encoding 3-hydroxyisobutyrate dehydrogenase, translated as MSVTFLGLGNMGGPMAVNLLRAGERVTGYDPVTAARAAADAAGITIAGSAVTAVAGADVVITMLPSGAHVLDCYREVVPRAKPGTLFLDCSTIDVADARAAAEIAAAAGHLAVDAPVSGGVVGAEAAKLTFMVGGPAEAVAAAEPYLRHMGARFVHCGDAGTGQATKICNNMILGISMIAVSEAFALGAQLGLTDQALFDVASTASGQCWALTTNCPVPGPVPASPANRDYTGGFASGLMLKDLRLAQAAARAAGVDTALGQHAADLYARFVDLDGPGRDFSAIITSLRENGTA; from the coding sequence ATGAGCGTGACCTTCCTCGGCCTGGGCAACATGGGCGGCCCGATGGCGGTGAACCTGCTGCGGGCGGGCGAGCGGGTCACCGGGTACGACCCGGTGACCGCCGCCCGCGCGGCGGCGGACGCGGCCGGGATCACCATCGCCGGGTCCGCGGTCACGGCGGTCGCGGGTGCCGACGTGGTGATCACGATGCTGCCCAGCGGCGCGCACGTGCTCGACTGCTACCGCGAGGTCGTGCCCCGCGCCAAGCCGGGCACCCTGTTCCTGGACTGCTCGACCATCGACGTCGCCGACGCCCGCGCCGCCGCGGAGATCGCCGCGGCCGCCGGTCACCTGGCCGTCGACGCGCCGGTCTCAGGTGGGGTGGTCGGTGCCGAAGCGGCCAAGTTGACCTTCATGGTCGGCGGGCCCGCCGAGGCGGTGGCGGCCGCGGAGCCGTACCTGCGGCACATGGGCGCCCGGTTCGTGCACTGCGGTGACGCGGGCACCGGTCAGGCCACGAAGATCTGCAACAACATGATCCTGGGCATCTCGATGATCGCCGTCAGCGAGGCCTTCGCCCTCGGCGCCCAGCTGGGGCTCACCGACCAGGCCCTGTTCGACGTGGCCTCGACCGCCTCCGGGCAGTGCTGGGCGCTGACCACGAACTGCCCCGTCCCCGGGCCGGTCCCGGCCAGCCCCGCCAACCGCGACTACACCGGCGGGTTCGCCAGCGGCCTGATGCTCAAGGACCTGCGCCTCGCCCAAGCCGCCGCCAGGGCCGCCGGGGTGGACACCGCCCTCGGGCAGCACGCCGCCGACCTGTACGCCCGGTTCGTCGACCTCGACGGCCCAGGCCGGGACTTCTCGGCGATCATCACCAGCCTCCGCGAGAACGGGACCGCATGA